GATGATGGGGATAACATCTCGCATTGTTCGTAGCGGCTGACAGATCTTCTCTCCAATTAGAACGTGCTGCTTCATAATCTCCCACTCTTGAGGCGTCAATTTTTCAGTCTTGAGCAGCACAGCGTCAGGAATGCCAACTTTACCAATATCGTGGAGATATCCGCCCCACTGCAAATTCCGGATTTGGGTACGCGAGAGATTGAGATATTCACCAAAAGCTTCACCTAGCTTTACTAATCGTTCGCAGTGGTTGCCGGTATTGGGATCGCGACTTTCAATCGCGCTGGCAATTGAGAACAAAACTTGTGCAGCGTGGTCTAAATCCTCATTCAGGCGCTTCTGGCGTACCAAAGACTTAACACGAGCTGCTAGTTCCAGTCGGTCAAAAGGTTTGGTGAGAAAGTCATCTCCCCCTGCTTCAATACCTCGAATCCGCGATCGCCGATCGTTCAAAGCTGTAATGAAAATTACTGGAATTAGCCTAGTTTGTTCATCCTGCTTTAAATGTCGGCAGACTTCAAACCCATCCATTTCTGGCATCATTACATCAAGCAGGATCAGATCCGGTTGACTCTGCATCAAGATCTTGAGCGCTGCCACCCCAGTATCTGCCTCTAAGACTTCATACCCTTCCATTGATAAGAGGGCAACAGCAGTCATCCGACTGGCAGAATGATCGTCAACTACTAGGATTTTAGGCGGATCTAAGTCAAAGCCGTTCACTCTAGAAACCTTTGCTTTATACAATGCAGTAGAGGTCATGAAATTACGGTAGAGTCAACTCAGGAAGCATCCGAAAAATTACTGTTGTTATCAGTATGCTCAATTGAGCTTAATAGGAAATCAGGTGTTTCACGGAGATTTTCTGTTTACTTGCCCATTTCCTGAATAAACGCGCTTTTTCCAATGTGAGGTCGGTTCTAAAGAACTAGTATGTTGCTCTTCCAGTCGTCGCTGCAAAATTAAGTCACCTGAATCACCTAGAATTGGCTCGCGGTAAGGAATGGCAGCACGAGTCAATAAGTGTTCTTGTTCTTGCCAGGAGAGGGCTGGTAAATCTACGTCAACCCAGCTTGCTACTGTCCCGGGCGATCGCCTCCCTACTGGTGGAGTTGAGCCAATCTTTAACCCTGCGGCTATCAATGCTGTACGTACAGCAGCGGCACAGGAATAGGTTGCTAATCTCCCACTTAAGTTTAAACACTTAGCAACTGAATCAAGGAATTCCACTGTCCAAAGTTGGGGACAGATGAGCGGTGAAAATGGGTCAAGAAAAATTGCATCCGCCTGGAAGCCTGACTCTTGTACCAACCGAATTGTAGACCTAGCATCACCGATTAGCAGAGTCGCCTGGAGACTCTCTGTTTGAACTTGGTATGCATTTGCTAGCTGAGTCAGTATTTGGGGAATAGGTTGGAACCAGCTGTCAAGTAAGTGATGGGCGATCGCTGCTTGCGGTACCGCTGGGTTGAACTCTAAACTGACTATTTCTACATAACAGTTAGGATTAACTGTCCAGATAGTTGCCAAGGCAGCGGCTGTATTATAGCCAAGACCATAACAAACATCCAATAGCCGCAGCGATTGACTTTGCTGAGCTTTCTGCCTTAGGTGAGTCGGCTCGACAAACTTCCACTGGGCTTCCTGACACGCTCCATAATGACTGTGAAACGCTTCACCAAACTCAGAAGAAAAGAATGTAAACGAGCCATCTGCCGTTAGCTGTAGTCTTAAATTTCCAGCATCTTGCTTCATAGCACAGAGTCTAAGCCCACATCAAGCCTAAAATATTTCCTAATACTATCTTCCCCTGCTCCCCCTGCCTCCCCTGCCTCCCCCTCACCTATGACCCACTCCCAACCCCTAATCTCCGCCGCATGGCTTTACGAACACCTCGAAGATCCGCAGGTGGCGATCGCTGATTGTCGCTTTTCTTTAGCAGAACCAGAACTAGGTAGTCAGCAGTACCAAGCAAGTCATATCCCAAGAGCCTACTACCTGGATTTAAATCAGGATCTTTCCAGTCCGGTCGGAAAACACGGGGGACGACATCCCTTACCCAACCCAGATGAATTGACCGACAAGTTATCCGCTATGGGGATAAACTCCCAAACGCTGGTCGTTGCTTATGATGATTCACGTTTTGCCTTTGCTGCTCGTCTGTGGTGGCTACTACGGTGGATGGGACATGAGCGAGTTGCCGTATTAGATGGGGGCTTCAAGGGCTGGGTTTGGGCTGGTTATCCCGTTACCGATGTAATTCCCCAGCCCCAGATGGCTCAATTTTTTCCGCAGCTGCAACCCTCAATGGTAGTGGATAGAGCGGCAGTGAAAGCTCGCAAAGACTTAGCAGAGGTGGCGTTAGTGGATTCACGGGAGAGCGATCGCTACCGAGGTGAGCGAGAAACAATTGATCTGATTGCTGGCCATATCCCTGGCGCAGTTAACTACCCTTGGCAGGAGGTTGCTAATGCCCAAGGCTACCTAGATGAAGCTAAACAACGTCGTCGCTGGGAAAACCTGGACAGGTGTGAGGAAATAATCGTTTATTGCGGTTCTGGCGTTACCGCCTGCGTCAATTTACTATCTTTAGAAATGGCTGGGGTTAACACAGGTAAGCTTTATGCCGGTAGCTGGAGTGACTGGATTTCTTGGTGACCCCTCCCTGTTACTGCGGTACTACCTGCATTGGAGTTGGTTGGTTTTGGCGCTCTTGTAAAGTGGCTTGAATCCGCGGTGTTTCCAAGAACTTTTTCGTATCGGCGAGTAGACGATTGCCCCAGAGATTTTGTTCGAGGAACTCTAAATCGCCATAGCGGCTATCTATGCGCAGGGCGGCTTCTCCCATTTTTAACCCGCGTTCGCGCTCACCTCTGGTGTAGAGCGCAACTGCCATTGCAAGTTGCGGTTCCGCTGCCTGCTTCTCGATCGCCAGCGCTGCCTGCCACTGCTTCATTGCTGCTGCGATATCGCCCTGTTCGTATTTGATCAGACCGATGTTGTTAATAGCAGGCCAGAATTTTTTCTCCCCAGCGACTGCTTTGTTGTACTGAGCGATCGCATCTGGTAGCCGACCCAGTTTGTAGTAAGCATTACCTAAATCAAACAACCCTTCTGGATCATTGGGTTTTAACTGCAAACCAGCTTGGATATTTTGAGCTGCCGCGTCATATTTTTCTTGTTGAAAGTGTGCCGACCCCAAAGCGAACAAAATTGAGGCGTTTTTGGGTTCTAGCGCTCTAGCCTTTTGCAAAGCTGCGATCGACTCGTTCAACTTATTCGTTTGCAAATATAAACCCCCTAAAAGAAACCATGACTGATAACTTTTAGGAGCCAATTGAGTTGCCAGCCGCGCCCGCGGTAAAGCCATTTCAAATTGTTGGAATTGTGCCAACTGAGCTGCTTCCTGTGCCAGACTCAACCCTTGTTGCTCTAGCTGAGTTGCATCTAGTTGCGGTGTGTAGGGTACAAGAGCCTGCCCCAGTGCGGGTGAAGCCGCACCCCACAGACCAAAGACAAGAAGGAAAGACAGCCAAGAATTGCGATTTGGCACAGTACTGCCTCAAACAAGTTTCGAAAGAATCTTCAGTTAGCTTAAACGATCTCAAAGCGATCGTCAGTAAAATTTCACCAAAAGCAGGCATTTATCATTCTAAGCTTCATTCCTCGCCTACTGCTCTTGCTATTGTTTTTACTAGAGCCGAGGATCGGTAAACGCTAAATAGAACGGGAAGAATCACCCTTTTAGACGAAGTGAACGGGAAAGCAGTAACCGTTAAAATTAAAAAAGCTTAATAAATCCTTTGTCAGTTCTGTTGTTGGAGCTCATAACAACCTCAGAAACTGGCATATTTACTAAACATCTTCATGACCACACACATAGAACTCCCTATAATTGGCAAAGTCAAGCATCCTTCTCGATGGTTAATTGGGCTAATGGCGGCTGGTGTTGTGGTCATTGGCTCTACAACTTACTTCGTAGTCAATCGGGCTACGCCCAGGTTAGATATTGCGGCACTGACCGTGCCTGCTACATCGAAAAATGTCACCTTGCGAATTAAGGCGAGTGGCAAGGTTGTACCAGTTCAAACCGTTAATCTTAGCCCCAAAACATCTGGACTGCTAGTGGAGTTACTAGTAGAGCAGGGAGACAGGGTGGAGCAAGGGCAAATTATTGCTCGCATGGATAATGCAGATCTACAAGCGCAACTGATCCAAGCCCGTGCTAATCTGACCAAAGCCGAAGCGCAGCTAGCCCAAGCTCGTGCCGGAAACCGTCCAGAAGAAATTAGCCAAGCCAGATCCCGTCTGGCGCAAGCTGAAGCGCAGCTAGCCCAAGCTCGTGCTGGAAACCGCCCAGAAGAAATTGAACAAGCCAGAGCCCAAGTCGAGGCGGCTCAGGCAAAAGTAAACTTGACGAGTAGCCGCGTCCAACGCAATCGGGAATTGTCCCAGCAGGGAGCTATTTCTCAAGACAAACTCGATGAAGTCGTAGCAGATGACAGCAGTGCCAAAGCCAGCTTAAAAGAAGCGCAACGGCGGGTATCTTTGTTGGAGAATGGCACTCGTTCTGAGGAAATTACTCAGCGGCAAGCGGCAGTAGCAGAAGCACGGCAAGCTCTGCGGCAGTTGGAAAAAGGCAGCCGACCCGAGGAAATTGCTGCCTCTGAAGCATCTGTTGCCGCTGCTGCTGGTGAGCTGAAGGCAGTACAAGTTAAGCTTGAAGACACAATTATCCGCGCTCCCTTTTCTGGTGTGATTACCCAGAAATATGCCACCGAAGGAGCTTTTGTCACACCGACGACTTCGGCTTCCAGTACAGCATCAGCTACCTCAAGTTCGATTGTGGCGATCGCCAGAGGTTTAGAGGTATTGGCTCAAGTCCCAGAAGTTGATATTGGACAAATTAAACAGGGGCAGCAGGTGGAAATTGTCGCTGATTCATTTCCCGACCAAGTTTTTAAAGGTCGCGTGCGCTTGATTTCTCCAGAAGCTGTGGTAGAACAAAATGTCACATCCTTCCAGGTGCGGATTGCTCTCGTTACAGGTCAAAACGAATTGCGTTCTGGGATGAACGTTGACCTAACGGTTTTGGGTGAAGCAGTGCAAGATGCTCTATTGGTGCCAACCGCAGCAATTGTCACTGATCGGCAAGGACAAACGGGTGTATTGATACCGAATCAACAGAATGAAGCCGAGTTTCGCCCAGTCAAAATTGGTTCGGCTGTCCAAGATCAAACTCAAATTGTGTCGGGTTTGACCAAAGGCGATCGCGTGTTTCTTTCTCCGCCTGCAAACTACAAACTGAATCAATCCAACGAAAGATAATGAATCTGTTAGAGAGCGTCAAGATGTCAGTTACTACGCTGTTAGCAAACAAGTTGCGTAGTAGCCTTACGATGTTAGGCATTGTCATTGGCAACGCCTCGGTAATTGCCATGATCGGCGTTGGAGAAGGGGCACAAAAGTTTGTTGCCAAAGAACTCGAGTCGCTAGGACCAAATGTGCTGTTTGTGCTTCCCGGCAATCGTGAAACTCAGCGCATCACCTTTGATATGCCGAAAACGTTGATATTAGAAGATGCGGAGGCGGTCGCCACCCAAGTGCCAACAGTCGTGGGAGTTGCTCCAGAGGTCAACAGTAGAGAAGTCGTTACTTACCGCAACAGAAATACCAGCATTAATATAATTGGTACGAACTCCAATTTTCTGCCAGTGCGAGACTTTCAAACTGCCAAGGGTCGTTTTTTGAGTGACATCGACACCAGGCGGAGTAACCAAGTCACCGTTTTAGGTGCAGATCTGGCAGAACGACTATTTGGTAATGTTGACCCGGTAGGTGAGCAGATGCGAATCAAAAATGCCACCTATCAAGTAATTGGGGTACTGGAACCTAAAGGCTCAAACTTAGGCACTGATTATGACGATGCTGCGTTTGTTCCAGTAACTACCATGGCAAACCGGATTGTCGGGCGAACGTCTCCCTATGGCATCCCCTTAACGTACCTCGTCATCTCTGCTAAAAATACAGAGAGTGTGGACGCAGCAGAGTTTCAAATTAGAAATTTACTACGACTGCGACATCAACTCACTGGAGAAGATGACTTTACCATCCGCAGCCAGAAGGATGCACTGGAGACCGTAGGCAGAATTACGGGGGCGCTGACGATTATGCTAGGGGCGATCGCCTCAATTTCCCTTTTCGTTGGTGGCATTGGCATCATGAATATCATGCTTGTCTCCGTAACCGAGCGTACCCAAGAAATTGGACTACGCAAGGCAATTGGGGCAACCCAACAAGACATCCTACTTCAGTTCATCATTGAAGCAGTGATTCTTTCAGCCGTTGGCGGCTTACTGGGAACTGGCTTGGGCGTTAGTGGCATCTTACTAGTAGGAGCGCTGTCTCCGTTAGAGGCGGGAATTTCACCCGTAGCGATCGCCGTAGCAGTAGGTGTATCTGGTGGGATTGGTCTATTTTTTGGTGTTGTGCCAGCTCGTCGTGCTGCCCAATTAGACCCAATTGTGGCACTTAGGAGCGCTTAAAAACACGATTCAAAGCCCCCTTTTGATTTTGGATTTTCTTCCCCTGCTCCCCCTGCCTCCCCTGCTTCCCCTGCCTCCCCTGCTGCCTCAACTAGTAATCTTCGGGCAGAAAAGGACTACTAATGGCTGCCTATGAAGTAATCCTGTAGCATCGCTTCGTTTCGGCGTAGCTGCTTGAGCGCTTGATGCTCAACCTGTCTTACCCTTTCACGGCTGATGTTGAGGCGAGCTCCTATTTTAGCCAGGGTCAGTCCTTGCCCATCTCTTAGACCAAATCGCAGGGCTAACACCTCTTGCTGCTGAGGGGTTAACTCTGATATCAATCGCTCTAAGTCATTAGATAAAGATGACTCCACAACCACATCTTCTGGAGTTGCAGCCATGTTTTCCAGTAATTCTGATAGTTCGGTATCTTGGTTATCTCCCACGCGCAAATTTAAGGATAGTGGCAGGCGCACTCGCTCCAAGCATTCTCGTACCTGAGTGGAAGTCAATTCCAGCTTTGCCGCTAACTCGGAAACTGTAGGGGCGCGTCCTAGCTGTTGCCATAGTTGGTACTGTGCATTTTTGATTTTGTGCAGCTTTTCAATTACATGCATCGGTAACCGGATTGTTCGACCTTTGTCGGCGATCGCGCGGGTAATGGCTTGACGAATCCACCAGTAGGCATAGCTAGAAAATTTGTAGCCCCGTGTTGGATCAAATCTCTCTACTGCCCGATGTAAACCAATGTTCCCCTCTTGCAGCAAATCCAGAAATTCGAGATGGCGTTTTTGGTACTGCTTGGCAACCATAACCACTAGCCGCAGATTCCCCTCCACCATCTTTTGCTTAGCATATTGCCCTTGCCGCAAGGTTTCATTCAACTTGACTTCAGACAGTTTGACTTGCGTCGCCCACTCCTGTAGAGTTGGCTCGCGGCGGATTTTCTCTGCCAAATATTTCTTGGCTTCCAGCAGGTTTATCATCTGCTGTATCTGCTTGCTGTAAACAATCTCTTGCTCGTGGCTCAGCAGGGGCACCCGACCGATTTCACGTAAATAGATGTGTACTAAATCATCCATAGCCAGTCATTTCTACCAAGAAGCATTCATCTGTTAGAGCTGACAGCAACGCCAACGCAACTCCATGTCTTGCTCTAAAAAACGGTGACGCTGCAGGCTCAAGCTATAAATTGCTCGAAAATCAAACGTCGCAAGGTCAATACAGAACTAACCTCTTAAGGAAACTTATTCCTATCTCAGTTCTGTGTCCAAGCGTAATTTCACTGAGAAAATTACTACAACTTCCGATTTCCTTTAAATTACTTCAGTGAATCTACGGAAGAACAAAATCAGCATGACTGCTTTCATAAACAGCCTGACTTTACATGGCTAAGCGGGTAAGGAGAGGGTTTCAATACAGTGCTATGTAATCTATGCGTTCGAAGTCGTTATGCACCAAATTCTCTAACCATGGACTTTTTAACCGTAAAGCACTTTGCTGAATAAACTTATGCTTTGAACGTAAACCTTTGTAGCGGCTTCTAAGCCTAGCATGGCAGGGGCTTCGAAAAAGTTTCTGAAACTTCCTCCCAGTTTCCGTCTAGGAACTAGAGTGACATACTCCCAGCGCCGCACCCTTAGATGACGGCGTGGGCTTCTCATCCAATCCTGCTATTGCATAGGAGACGATGAGCTTTATTGACCCAATGCCCTACCGCCACGCGAGTTGCTACAACGGGGGGAAAATACGCAACGCACTCGCTCAGGTTCTTGATATTGATTGCCGCATTCAAGTCTCTGTCCAACTATAACCCACAAGAGCAACTATGCCACCTGTCAGCCAGAGTCTTAGGCACCTTTATGCCACAACCACTACAGTTTTGGGTTGTACCAGATGGGTTCACTGCCACCGTGAGTCGCCCAGCACCTTCAGCCTTGAGTCTCACTAGGTCAATAAATTCACCCCAACCAGCATCCAGAATCGACTTGCTCAATAACGGTTAAACGTCTTCTTGACTCTGCCAATACAATCTTGAAGAACATCGGAGTAGATATTGGTGTATTCGGGAAACTTGGCTTTTGTCTGTACTAAGTTTCGCTTTTGACCGTAGTATTCCGGTTGCTCAGCCGGTGGGGCAATAGAGCAAACCAGAGGATAGGCATTGACGGGGCATCGATAGATTCCTACCACTTGAAGCGTTCTGCCAACCGATAGTTGTACTGCATCCGCAACAAATTCAACCATGTCTCCATTTGGGCAGACTGGGTTTTAGTGGGACGGAGTCGGTATTGGCAAGCAATTTCCATGTATCCATTTTAACACAAAACTGTCGCCATTCCTCCCGTCGCCGAATCAAAGATTACGGTGCAGGATTCCTGGCGACATTAGCTGAAGAAAAATAGACTATAGAAGTGTTCGTTTCAGTCAACTTGAGTGCGAGAGCGTTGCATACTTTTTAACGTTTTAGACACCTCTGCCTTATAAGCCAATGCTTGAAAAAAATAAACCTTCCCTTCTGCTCACTTTAGGAGCTGCTGGCTTGCTGGTTGTCGGGGGAGCTACCGCCTACTGGCTGCTGCTCCAACAAAATCGATTGCTGGGGAATATGCCAGTGGGAGTCAACTTCATTCCCCAAGATGCTTTAATAGCTATCTCTGTTTCTACCGAATCAGCTCAATGGCAGCAGTTGCAAGAGTTTGGGACAAAACAAACCCAAGCGGAATTAAATAAGAGTCTGACTCAGTTACGCGATCGCTTTCTCACCGCCAATGGCTACAACTATCAGCAAGATATTCAACCTTGGATAGGCAAGGAAGTAACAATCGCTTTTTTGTCTCCTCAAAGTGATACCTCAACTCCAAATTCCACCCCGAATCCCCCAGCTACCACTGCCGCTCGGCAACAATCTATGGTGATGGTGCTGCCAATCGAAAACCAAGCAGCTGCCAAGCAGTTATTGGCAAAACCCAAGCCACTCAAACAGGGTAAATGGATTGACCGTAACTATCAGGGTATACAGATTAAAGAGACCCAAGGCTTACCCGCTCAAAATTACTCAGCTGCCGTGCTGGATCAACGTTTCCTGCTTGTGACTGACAATCCCCAAGCAACCGAGAGAGCGATTGATACTTATAAAGGCGGAGCTTCCCTCGCTCAAACTGCTGGCTACACCCAGGCGCTAGAAAAAATTGCTGCCCCTCAACGCTTTGCCCAGTTGTATGTTAATGTTCCAGCAGCTGCCAGAGTCGCCGCCGTCAATCCAGCCCGATCCTTTTCTCCCAAAGGTTTAGCTCAACTCCAGGACAATCAAGGTTTGGCAGCAACAATTAACCTAGAACCAGAGGGAATCCGATTTAAGAGTATTTCTTGGTTGAAGCCAAATAGCGAGCGCGTGCATGTAGTGGAAAATAAGGCGGGTAAAATGCAGAGCCGCCTCCCATCTGAAACATTGATGATGGTATCAGGTGGAAATTTGCAGCGGTTATGGCAGGACTACAGCCGGGGAGCACAATCTAATCCACTCGCGCCCATCCGACCAGAGGAACTACGAGGGGGTATCAAGTCTCTTACAGGTCTAGATTTGGAGCAGGATTTGCTCAGCTGGATGGACGGTGAATTTTCTCTAGCTGTAATTCCAGCTGCCCCAAAAACAGGTACTCCTGAAAATTTTGCCCTTTCGTTGGTGCTGATGGTACAGGCAGACGATCGCGCTAAGGCTGAAAAAAGCTTTCAGCAGCTAGATCAGGTGATGAACCGCCAATATCAGTTCCAGATCCAAAAAACACAAGTGGGAAGTCAACCCGTTGTCAATTGGATTGCACCCTTTGGCACATTAACGGCTACTCATGGATGGTTGGATGGAAATGTAGCTTTCTTGGCGCTGGGTGCACCCGTGGCTGAGAGAATTATCCCCAACCCTACGTCAACTCTGGCGAGTACTGAACAATTTCAAAAAACAGTCCCCTCGGAACTCAGTCCTAATAATGGTCAGTTTTTCTTGAATGTGGAACCTACGGTAAAAGCCTTGCCCTTACCTCAATTCTTCTCAGGTCAACAATTATTGTTCGACGCTACACGCTCAATCGGAGTGACATCAGCGGTAAGTGACAATCGCAGTATTCGCTACGACATTTTTTTCTCACTCAAAAAGGCTGGGAAGTAGGGGCAAGGGGCACTCCTTACTCCTTACTCCTCACTCCTCACTTTCTTTTGTCAGTATGGAGTAACAAGAATCGCATAGGATCGAAATTATCTAATATTGATACTTTAAGAAAGATTTGGGAGAACACTGATGATAAATTTAGTTTTACTGCAGACGTGGCTAGATAATGCCTCATTTGCTGTTCTATTCATTACCATGCTGATTTATTGGGGCGGGGCGGCTTTTCCTCAGTTGCGATTTCTCCCCACTTTGGGTACAGCTGGGATGGCGATCGCCAACTTATGCATTGCCACATTACTAGGAGCTAGATGGCTAGAAGCTGGCTATTTTCCGATCAGTAATCTATATGAATCCTTGTTTTTTCTGGCTTGGGGCATGACCACCATCCATTTGATTGCTGAAAGCAGCAGCCGTAGCCGCTTAGTGGGAGTTGTCACCGCACCTGTAGCAATGGGAATCACTGCTTTTGCTGCTTTGACCCTGCCATCACAGATGCAATACGCAGAACCCTTAGTGCCTGCACTAAAGTCCAATTGGCTGATGATGCACGTTAGTGTAATGATGTTGAGTTATGCAGCTTTGATCGTGGGTTCACTCCTAGCGATCGCCTTCCTAATTGTGTCTGGCGGTAAGAATATTGAACTCCACGGCAGTTCCGTTGGTACTGGGGGATATCGTAACGATGGGTATCGCTTACACCGTGCTAAAGACTTAGTGACTCAACTCCAGCCAGTAACTTTTGATCAATCAGCAATCAGTCAGGCGATTGAGAACAATGGCAATGGTCAAACTGCAGTCCTGAATATGGTTACAACAACCCCAATCCAAAATCCAAGTCGCTCATTGGCGGGCGCAAATGCTCAATCCAACATCCAAAACTCTGAACCGCTTTCACCCCAGCGCCTCAGCCTTGCCGAAACCCTAGATAACATCAGCTATCGAATTATTGGACTAGGATTTCCTCTCCTAACAATTGGCATCATTGCTGGTGCAGTTTGGGCGAATGAAGCCTGGGGTTCCTACTGGAGTTGGGACCCGAAGGAAACTTGGGCACTGATTACCTGGCTTGTTTTTGCCGCCTACCTCCATGCCCGAA
This window of the Chroococcidiopsis sp. CCMEE 29 genome carries:
- a CDS encoding tetratricopeptide repeat protein is translated as MSFLLVFGLWGAASPALGQALVPYTPQLDATQLEQQGLSLAQEAAQLAQFQQFEMALPRARLATQLAPKSYQSWFLLGGLYLQTNKLNESIAALQKARALEPKNASILFALGSAHFQQEKYDAAAQNIQAGLQLKPNDPEGLFDLGNAYYKLGRLPDAIAQYNKAVAGEKKFWPAINNIGLIKYEQGDIAAAMKQWQAALAIEKQAAEPQLAMAVALYTRGERERGLKMGEAALRIDSRYGDLEFLEQNLWGNRLLADTKKFLETPRIQATLQERQNQPTPMQVVPQ
- a CDS encoding RNA polymerase sigma factor, RpoD/SigA family, with protein sequence MDDLVHIYLREIGRVPLLSHEQEIVYSKQIQQMINLLEAKKYLAEKIRREPTLQEWATQVKLSEVKLNETLRQGQYAKQKMVEGNLRLVVMVAKQYQKRHLEFLDLLQEGNIGLHRAVERFDPTRGYKFSSYAYWWIRQAITRAIADKGRTIRLPMHVIEKLHKIKNAQYQLWQQLGRAPTVSELAAKLELTSTQVRECLERVRLPLSLNLRVGDNQDTELSELLENMAATPEDVVVESSLSNDLERLISELTPQQQEVLALRFGLRDGQGLTLAKIGARLNISRERVRQVEHQALKQLRRNEAMLQDYFIGSH
- a CDS encoding efflux RND transporter periplasmic adaptor subunit; the encoded protein is MTTHIELPIIGKVKHPSRWLIGLMAAGVVVIGSTTYFVVNRATPRLDIAALTVPATSKNVTLRIKASGKVVPVQTVNLSPKTSGLLVELLVEQGDRVEQGQIIARMDNADLQAQLIQARANLTKAEAQLAQARAGNRPEEISQARSRLAQAEAQLAQARAGNRPEEIEQARAQVEAAQAKVNLTSSRVQRNRELSQQGAISQDKLDEVVADDSSAKASLKEAQRRVSLLENGTRSEEITQRQAAVAEARQALRQLEKGSRPEEIAASEASVAAAAGELKAVQVKLEDTIIRAPFSGVITQKYATEGAFVTPTTSASSTASATSSSIVAIARGLEVLAQVPEVDIGQIKQGQQVEIVADSFPDQVFKGRVRLISPEAVVEQNVTSFQVRIALVTGQNELRSGMNVDLTVLGEAVQDALLVPTAAIVTDRQGQTGVLIPNQQNEAEFRPVKIGSAVQDQTQIVSGLTKGDRVFLSPPANYKLNQSNER
- a CDS encoding DUF3352 domain-containing protein encodes the protein MLEKNKPSLLLTLGAAGLLVVGGATAYWLLLQQNRLLGNMPVGVNFIPQDALIAISVSTESAQWQQLQEFGTKQTQAELNKSLTQLRDRFLTANGYNYQQDIQPWIGKEVTIAFLSPQSDTSTPNSTPNPPATTAARQQSMVMVLPIENQAAAKQLLAKPKPLKQGKWIDRNYQGIQIKETQGLPAQNYSAAVLDQRFLLVTDNPQATERAIDTYKGGASLAQTAGYTQALEKIAAPQRFAQLYVNVPAAARVAAVNPARSFSPKGLAQLQDNQGLAATINLEPEGIRFKSISWLKPNSERVHVVENKAGKMQSRLPSETLMMVSGGNLQRLWQDYSRGAQSNPLAPIRPEELRGGIKSLTGLDLEQDLLSWMDGEFSLAVIPAAPKTGTPENFALSLVLMVQADDRAKAEKSFQQLDQVMNRQYQFQIQKTQVGSQPVVNWIAPFGTLTATHGWLDGNVAFLALGAPVAERIIPNPTSTLASTEQFQKTVPSELSPNNGQFFLNVEPTVKALPLPQFFSGQQLLFDATRSIGVTSAVSDNRSIRYDIFFSLKKAGK
- a CDS encoding sulfurtransferase, coding for MTHSQPLISAAWLYEHLEDPQVAIADCRFSLAEPELGSQQYQASHIPRAYYLDLNQDLSSPVGKHGGRHPLPNPDELTDKLSAMGINSQTLVVAYDDSRFAFAARLWWLLRWMGHERVAVLDGGFKGWVWAGYPVTDVIPQPQMAQFFPQLQPSMVVDRAAVKARKDLAEVALVDSRESDRYRGERETIDLIAGHIPGAVNYPWQEVANAQGYLDEAKQRRRWENLDRCEEIIVYCGSGVTACVNLLSLEMAGVNTGKLYAGSWSDWISW
- a CDS encoding MnmC family methyltransferase; translated protein: MKQDAGNLRLQLTADGSFTFFSSEFGEAFHSHYGACQEAQWKFVEPTHLRQKAQQSQSLRLLDVCYGLGYNTAAALATIWTVNPNCYVEIVSLEFNPAVPQAAIAHHLLDSWFQPIPQILTQLANAYQVQTESLQATLLIGDARSTIRLVQESGFQADAIFLDPFSPLICPQLWTVEFLDSVAKCLNLSGRLATYSCAAAVRTALIAAGLKIGSTPPVGRRSPGTVASWVDVDLPALSWQEQEHLLTRAAIPYREPILGDSGDLILQRRLEEQHTSSLEPTSHWKKRVYSGNGQVNRKSP
- a CDS encoding ABC transporter permease, producing MNLLESVKMSVTTLLANKLRSSLTMLGIVIGNASVIAMIGVGEGAQKFVAKELESLGPNVLFVLPGNRETQRITFDMPKTLILEDAEAVATQVPTVVGVAPEVNSREVVTYRNRNTSINIIGTNSNFLPVRDFQTAKGRFLSDIDTRRSNQVTVLGADLAERLFGNVDPVGEQMRIKNATYQVIGVLEPKGSNLGTDYDDAAFVPVTTMANRIVGRTSPYGIPLTYLVISAKNTESVDAAEFQIRNLLRLRHQLTGEDDFTIRSQKDALETVGRITGALTIMLGAIASISLFVGGIGIMNIMLVSVTERTQEIGLRKAIGATQQDILLQFIIEAVILSAVGGLLGTGLGVSGILLVGALSPLEAGISPVAIAVAVGVSGGIGLFFGVVPARRAAQLDPIVALRSA
- the ccsB gene encoding c-type cytochrome biogenesis protein CcsB, producing the protein MNLVLLQTWLDNASFAVLFITMLIYWGGAAFPQLRFLPTLGTAGMAIANLCIATLLGARWLEAGYFPISNLYESLFFLAWGMTTIHLIAESSSRSRLVGVVTAPVAMGITAFAALTLPSQMQYAEPLVPALKSNWLMMHVSVMMLSYAALIVGSLLAIAFLIVSGGKNIELHGSSVGTGGYRNDGYRLHRAKDLVTQLQPVTFDQSAISQAIENNGNGQTAVLNMVTTTPIQNPSRSLAGANAQSNIQNSEPLSPQRLSLAETLDNISYRIIGLGFPLLTIGIIAGAVWANEAWGSYWSWDPKETWALITWLVFAAYLHARITRGWQGRRPAILAATGFVVVWVCYLGVNLLGKGLHSYGWFF
- a CDS encoding two-component system response regulator is translated as MTSTALYKAKVSRVNGFDLDPPKILVVDDHSASRMTAVALLSMEGYEVLEADTGVAALKILMQSQPDLILLDVMMPEMDGFEVCRHLKQDEQTRLIPVIFITALNDRRSRIRGIEAGGDDFLTKPFDRLELAARVKSLVRQKRLNEDLDHAAQVLFSIASAIESRDPNTGNHCERLVKLGEAFGEYLNLSRTQIRNLQWGGYLHDIGKVGIPDAVLLKTEKLTPQEWEIMKQHVLIGEKICQPLRTMRDVIPIIRHHHERWDGSGYPSRLVGDEIPYLAQVFQIIDIYDALTSERPYKKALTSEQALQVLEKEAEKGWRNPTLVQQFTEFIYSTLMESYQ